The following DNA comes from Pseudorasbora parva isolate DD20220531a chromosome 8, ASM2467924v1, whole genome shotgun sequence.
tatgaaacagtcggcaccgaaatgcagcgaacagatattaacattcgcgcaactcagttgctgatccggaaaagcaaattccatccactgttgccttaacgcggggtttttgggggaatctgtgcaggactgtcttggtctggcaaccaaaaacgcacttttttggtgacattgttatgtgcacatcacctgtccagcatcctacaagccagtgctttgatgggcgtaggctgttactttcgctctctccctcgctctctctcacgcgcttccggtagaattgtccgtaaggcccatacaaggaaattccgcccccattaacgtcaaaggggacgcatgatctcaaaaaacttgccgaaacttatgactaaccggaagtagtatttttgacaaagaaatactcccatcaaacgtccaccttaacttttgaaactttgtctatgtttagtatgggattccaagtctttaacagtgtaaaaagatcagtatgcatgaaacagcatttcaccccccctttaatcttgtgaattggtaaattTCGTCAGGGCatgaagaaatatagagctgagtttTGTCAGCATAAGCATAATGAAAACTAATGCCATGCTTTccaatgatatctcccagtggtagcatatacaggctgaaaagcaacggtcctaacactgagccttgcggtactccatactgaacttgtgatcagTGTGAAATcccttcatttactgctacgaACTAAAAActgtcagataagtacgatgtAAAACATGCCAATGTAATTCCACTATTGCCAACTTAATTTTCGAATATATTCAaaagaatattttatttatttatttatttatttatttatttatttatttatttatttatttatttattttttattcaaaagaaTAGTGTGATCAATAGTAttgaatgcagcgctaagactgagtaacactaatagagagatacagcCACAaacagatgataagagtaaatcatttgtaactctaattagagcagtctcaatACAATGatggtctaaatcctgactgggaatcctcacatataccatttctttctaaaaaggaacataattgtgaagacacagccttttctagtatttttgatagaaacggtagattcgagattggcctgtaattgactaattctttaggatcaagttgcagttttttttaataagtggttttaTTATAGCCAActttttcggtacatatcctaatgtcaaggatgaattaataatattaagcagaggatctatgacctctggaagcatctATTTTAGTAGCccagtcggtatagggtcaagatAGGGTCAAAATTTGGGATATTGCCGCCGCTCCATTCCACTCACATACTCTGGTGTTgaaaaaaatggagaaaaaaagaaaaaaaaatatgaaaaaagtcCAAGCACAACGAACtcttacagtatatatatatatatatatatatatatatatatatatatatatatatatatatatatatatatatatatatatataaatctcacGAGAGCTTTGTAAAGGTCTTGCAAGTGTTCACAAACAAGACAATTAACACGAGACTAGTCTCTATATATATTGCACCAGATCAACCTTCCAAACAACACTCTGTCAAACCTACAAAAAGAGATTGTGGtaagattttaattatttaattgctTTTGTCTTTGAAGAACCAGTGTATGCTATCTTTAGAGCATTGAATATTTCTGTTTATATAATAGGACTGAATAGCTGAATAATCTAAatgatcattttttttaattatccaacttttaatttcaaaataatataatgtGCATAATGGTATAACTATCACAAGACTTTGTGTATAATTCCAGATGCAGCCACCACTGGAGAATGAATCAATTGTCTTGGCGTTTACACTCTCTGGACTAAATGCAACAATGGGAAAacgatttgtgtttttttcattgACTACATTTTATTATCCATTAATTGTGTTTTGTAATGTAACCATAATTTACACTGTAATCTCACATAAGAAGCTTCATGAGCCAATGTATGTGTTTATATgtaatttgtgtgtaaatgcaCTTTTTGGCACTTCTGGGTTCTACCCTAAATTCATGTATGATTTATTATCCCAGGATCACATTATTTCTTATGCTGGATGTTTGATTCAGATATTTGTCATTTATTCATCTGTTCTGTGTGATCTTTCAATATTAACAGTGATGGCATATGACAGATATGTGGCGATATGTAGACCACTGGAGTATCATTCAATAATGACCAATCAGAGGGTTCTTGAATGGATCCTTTTCTGCTGGCTTTCTCCATTTTTTTGCATGTCTGTTGCAATTGTATTAACATCTAGACTCACATTATGTGGCTCTAGCATTGAAAAGCTATATTGTGAAAATTGGTCAGTTGTTAAACTTTCTTGTTTTTCTACGACAGTAAATAATGTAATTGGGTACATTGTTATTCTTACATACTTTGGACATGCAGTATTGATATTTTGCTCATACAttcatttgattaaaaagtGCAGAAAGTCAATAGAGGGCAGGCACAAATTCATGCAAACATGTGTACCTCATCTTCTTGCATTGCTCAATGTGGCTGTTGCATTGCTGTTTGATGTACTGTACACTCGTTATGGTTCAAAGAATTTGCCACAAGATTTGCGTAATTTCTTGGCCATGGAATTTTTACTCATACCACCCATTTTAAACCCTCTCATTTATGGATTAAATCTGACAAAACTACGGAAGGAAGTCATAcgactttttttcaaaaaacaagTGGAAATATCTGATTGAATATTTCTTGAGGTCACAAAGATTTTTATTATCCTATACATTCTAACACTCTGTGAGCAGTTCTTGAAACAACTTGTATTATGGAAAATGTTTTGTTATATTGAACGACATAAAAAATTGTGATAGCtactttttaagttttttttcccaGCCGCATTAGAAGATTTTGccataaatgtttttgtttgtgttaTTACATTAAATGATGCAGGCTTACACATTTTTATGTTCCTTTGATGTAATTTAGTTTGTCTAAAATCTGTCATGCACTAATGataatattgttttattactgcaataatgatttgaaatcaactttttaaagaatgtttaatTTGCCTTTAAATTTTTTTAGTAGCCTCAGTAAACACTGCATGATAGTCTGGCCAAAAATATAGTCCGTGAACCAAGAATGTAGTATGTGATGAATGAAACACACTTATTAAGAGAGGTAAAACAAATTCACAGACAGTGTAGGTACATTAAAAAGGATAACTGACATATTATTGTCCTAAATgtaaatcatatttaatttacaataacaacaacactTTGAGATCAGAATCTATGTAAATTTTGCATTGAGTTAGATCGATTTATTTGTGTGGCATAGAGGTAAAAGCTAAGGTACGACTAGATTTAATGCTGGAGATTGAACAGTTAAAGTGATAATATGCTAAGTGATTCAAATGTACTGCCTGTCTACAATGGTCTGCATTTATCAATGAAACAAATACATGTTCAAAATCATATTCAACGTTTTACAGTAGCATATGAGTGTATAAATAAGCATATAAGCTAGCAACAATAAATACACCTGTTCAAAATCGTTAGCAAGAATTTGAACTCT
Coding sequences within:
- the LOC137085021 gene encoding olfactory receptor 6N1-like, whose amino-acid sequence is MQPPLENESIVLAFTLSGLNATMGKRFVFFSLTTFYYPLIVFCNVTIIYTVISHKKLHEPMYVFICNLCVNALFGTSGFYPKFMYDLLSQDHIISYAGCLIQIFVIYSSVLCDLSILTVMAYDRYVAICRPLEYHSIMTNQRVLEWILFCWLSPFFCMSVAIVLTSRLTLCGSSIEKLYCENWSVVKLSCFSTTVNNVIGYIVILTYFGHAVLIFCSYIHLIKKCRKSIEGRHKFMQTCVPHLLALLNVAVALLFDVLYTRYGSKNLPQDLRNFLAMEFLLIPPILNPLIYGLNLTKLRKEVIRLFFKKQVEISD